The following are encoded together in the Chlorocebus sabaeus isolate Y175 chromosome 20, mChlSab1.0.hap1, whole genome shotgun sequence genome:
- the DIRAS3 gene encoding GTP-binding protein Di-Ras3, translated as MGNVSFGSKEQQLLQRLRLLPALLILRAFKSHRRIRDYRVVVVGTAGVGKSTLLHKWASGNFRHEYLPTIENTYCQLLGCSHGVLSLHITDSKSGDGNRALQHHVIARGHAFVLVYSVTKKETLEELKAFYELIRKIKGNNLHKFPIVLVGNKSDDIHREVTLNDGATCAMEWNCAFMEISAKTDMNVHELFHMLLNYKQQPTTDLQEPEKKSQMPNTTEKLLDKCIIM; from the coding sequence ATGGGTAACGTCAGTTTTGGCTCCAAGGAACAGCAGCTGCTGCAGCGGTTGCGGCTTCTGCCTGCCCTGCTTATCCTCCGCGCCTTCAAGTCCCACAGGAGGATCAGAGATTACCGCGTCGTGGTAGTCGGCACCGCTGGTGTGGGGAAAAGCACGCTGCTGCACAAGTGGGCGAGCGGCAACTTCCGTCATGAGTACCTGCCGACCATTGAAAATACCTACTGCCAGTTGCTGGGCTGCAGCCACGGTGTGCTTTCCCTGCACATCACCGACAGCAAGAGTGGCGACGGCAACCGCGCTCTGCAGCACCACGTTATAGCCCGGGGCCACGCCTTCGTCCTGGTCTACTCAGTCACCAAGAAGGAAACCCTGGAAGAGCTGAAGGCCTTCTATGAGCTGATCCGCAAGATCAAAGGTAACAACCTGCATAAGTTCCCCATCGTGCTGGTAGGCAATAAAAGTGATGACATCCACCGGGAGGTGACCCTGAATGATGGTGCCACCTGTGCGATGGAGTGGAATTGCGCCTTCATGGAGATCTCGGCCAAGACAGATATGAATGTGCATGAGCTGTTCCACATGCTGCTGAATTACAAGCAGCAGCCCACCACCGACCTCCAGGAGCCCGAGAAGAAATCCCAGATGCCCAACACCACTGAGAAGCTGCTTGACAAGTGCATAATCATGTGA